The Planctomycetota bacterium DNA window CGAAGCGTCGGTATCTGGGAGAATCGCTAACCAACCTTTAGACACCACATGACCGACAACCTTTCTCGCCGTCATGGCCTGCTCAACAAGCTCGGCCGTTCCATTGTCCGCCAGCACGCCGCCTTCCAGAAGCGTCGAGCACTTCGGCGCGCGGCTGACACCACCGCCGGGCCCGTGTTCGTCGAGGCCATGGATGGCGTGGAGCAACTTGAAGCACGCAAGCTCCTCGCCGTCGGCGGGACGGAAGTCGCGATCAATGTCGACTACATCGCCGACGATCGCATCGACTGGGCGCTGACCAACATCATGAAGCGTGCCAGCGACTGGGTCGCCAACGACGGCTCGCAGGTCTCGGTCGACGACAACCTGTACCCAGACCGGATGACCGGCAACCAGTCGCGCATCAGCGCGTGGCTGTTGCGTGACCCGAACGGTGCGTACCCCGGCGGGGTCTACACGGCGGAATGGCGGGGCGACGGCGCGGTCGTGAGCTTCGGCGGCGTCGACTGGGAGTACAAGGGTCGCCGCGCCGATGGCGTGACCCACTGGGCCGAGATCACGTTGCCGGACAACTGGAACGGCAACTGGTCGGTCGACATCCAGGCCAAGAACGGTGACCAGAGCGTCTACAACGCCCAGCCGATCCGCGACATGAACGTCTGGATGCCCGACTACAACGGGCAATCGTTCGTCGGCCAGCGCTGGGAACCGGGGGCGGACTTCAGCCCGTTCCACCCGCTCTACGTCGAGCGGCTGCGTGGCGTGGACACGGTCCGCATGATGCTCTGGACCGACGCGAACTCGACCACGGTCGAGACGATCGGTGACCTCGCCGACGTCGACGACGCGTACTTCACCCCGCGTTACAACACCTCCGGCTTCGAGACCGAAATCTCCGGCCTGCCCGTCGAGTACATGGTCGCGCTCTCCAACGAGATCAATGCCGACCTCTGGCTACCCATCAGCCCGTTCGCCAACGACCAGACCGTCTTCAACATCGGCGACACCGTCGCCAAGCAGCTCAACTCCAACCTCAAGGTCTACCTCGAATACGGTAACGAGGTGTGGGTGCCCGGCTCCGAGCCGTTCCGCTTTATTCAGCAGAAGTACGGCACCAACGGCTACGGCGACCCCAACCACTGGGCCGGCCAGGCGACCGAGATGAAGGCGGACTTCGTCCAGTTCCGCAACGCATACGCGTCCAACGGCCGCGATGTCAACGAGGTCATCCGTGTCGTCTCGGGCCAACCGTCCGAGGATTTGTTCCAGCCCGATCAGTTGCGTCAGCAGTTCTCGCCGGGCGAGTACGACGCCGTTGCCGTGACCGCCTATGCCGGCAACCGTCCGCTACCGACCTGGGACGGCAACACCACGCCCGAGGAGATGATCGCCGACATCACCGAGGACTACCACCGCTACAACTCCAAGCTGATCTGGTGGAGCAAGTGGGCGCAGGACGAGAACAAGCTCTTCCTCACCTACGAGGCCGGCCAGCACCTCTACCCCAACGGTGACGGCAACGCCTCGTGGCAGCCGGCCATGCAGGCCGCGTTCAACCACCCGGACATGTACAGCCTCTACCAGCAGATGGCCCTCACGGCCTCCGCGGTCGAGATGGACCTGTTCACGAACTTCACCTACGTCTCCGAGTCCCGTCCGCGTGGCGGTTCGTGGGGCGCGCTGCAGTACCAGACGCAGCCGACCGACACCTCGCCGCGTTGGGCGGCGATCCAGGAATGGATCGACGGCACGCTCGTCAATGGGCAAGGCCGCGAGGCCGCCAAGCCGCTGGTCGGCACCATCGACGCCTGGGCCGCCGACCCCGACGGCGGTTACAACCTCTACCGCAACGGTGACGTCCGCGTCCTCGACGACAAGCTCGGCATCTGGCTCACCGGCGGACAGACTGGCGAGGTTTCCTTCCCCTTCTTCGGGGCTGACGGTCAGTACGATTTCACCACCGACTACTTCGACGAAGACGACGGCCAAGCCTCCTACCAGTTGCTCGTCAACGGCACCGTCGTCGACAGCTGGGTCGGTGACCAGGACCTGCCCGGCGTCAACCCGGGCGTCAACAACAAGACTTCCCGAACCGTCCGACTCAACCTCAACCACAAGGACACCATCACCCTCCGCGCCACGCGCGGCGGCGGTGAGTTGGCCGCGATCGACGGCTTCGATTACGTCCCGGTCAACTACTCCCCCGGCTACACCGGTCCCGCCTTTGACGAAAACCCTGGTCCCGGCGGCGGCTCGCCTCCGTCCGGCGGCGGTGGCGGCGGGTCCAGTCCTGCCGAGTTCGAAATCGAACTCGTCGGACGTGTTCTGCAGGTCACGGCCGGTGCCCGTTCCTCGGTGATCACCATCGCTAACGGACCCGACGTCAACAATGCCACGGTGCGCGTCATCGGCGACTCGCTGATCCTTGGCGAGTTCGACGTGACGGATGTCGATTACGTCGACGTTCGCGCCGGCGCGGGTCAGGACAGCATCGATGCGTCGGAGCTGACCAACCTGCGTGTCGAGCTCTATGGCGAGGCCGGCGATGACACGCTCATCGGCGGTGCCCTGGGCGACAAGCTCTTTGGCGGCGACAACAACGACGAACTCCGCGGCGGTGCCGGCAGCGACAGCATCGTCGGCGGGGCGGGCAACGACACCGCCGAGGGTGGTGCCGGCAACGATCGCATGGAAGTCATCGCCGGGGCCGACCGATTCTTCGGCAACGCCGGCGACGACACGCTCATCGGTGCCGGCGGTAGTTCCGCCGTCCTCGAGGGCCTCGACGGCAACGACCTGATCGACAACACCGGTGCGTTGGGCTACACGATCCTCCGCGGCCAGGCCGGCAACGACACCATGATCGGCTCCACCGCCCAGGACGATTTCTCCGGCGGCTCCGGCACCGACACCGTCGACTACTCCTTCCGCAATGACGTCGACGAGACCGACATCACACTCGACAACGTCTACAACGACGGCCCCGAGAACGACAACGTCCGCAGCGACGTCGAGAACCTGATCTTCGCCGACACCGGCGGCAACGGGATCGAGATTGACTACGTCGTCAACAACGGCGTGCTGACGATCCTCGGTACCGAAGGGAATGACGAAATCACGTTGCTTTGGGACTTGGGTCCTGGACCTGCTGAAGTCGAAGAGTACGTCAGGGTCAATGGCACTCAGGTTCGGTTGGCAGAGATCAACGATGTCGCTCCGTTTACATCGTGGCAGATCGACGCTCGCGGCGGTGACGACGAGTTGCAGCTTATAGGTGTTCCGTTCGCGCTCACCGATGTTTTTGGTGGTTCAGGTGCCGATTCAATCTTCTTGCCTCTCAATGTTGAGGCCGCCAACACCGCTGTGCGGGTTGACGGAGGTACAGGAAATGACCTCATCGACAATTCTGGCGGTTCAAATGGCGCGACGCTGATCGGCGGCAGCGGCGACGACATTCTTCGTACAAGAGTTAGCGGTGACCTGCTCAGCGGTGGCGACGGCAATGACACCTTCGATACGACCGGCGTGCCCTTCCAGTCCGAATCGACGCTGACCGGCGACGCTGGTAATGACACGCTCATCTCCGGTGTCGGTGCTGATGATTTTTCCGGCGGCGGCGGCACTGACATCGTCGACTACCGCGGTCGCAACGATGGCCCGTTCTTCGTCACTTTCGACGGCGTCGCGAACGACGGGGCCGACGGCGAGGGCGACAACATTCGCTCCGACGTCGAGGAAGCCCTCGGCATCACTGTCGATGAGCCGACCGATCCCGCCTTCGTCGACGACGACGGCAACCTCCGCATCGTCGGTACGGATGGCCCCGACACCGTCGAGCTCGCCGGTGATCGCAGCGTCGACAGCTACTTCGTCCGCGTCAACGGCGTGAACTTCTTCATCCCGTTCGCCGACGTCACCGGCGAGGCCTTCGTCGACCTCGGCGACGGCGACGACGTGCTCAAGACCAACCAGGCCGACGGCCCGGGCAAGCTCACCGTCAACCTCGGCGACGGCAACGACACGCTCGATGCCACCTTCCTCCGCGCCACCGTGCTCGGCGGGCTCGGTGATGACGAGTTCTACCTGACGGAGTTCTCCAACCCGATGTCGCTCGTCGACGCCGGCGGTGGGAACGACAAACTCGATTCGGGCAACGCGTCCGGCTTCGTCGAGTTCCTGGGCGGTAACGGCAACGACACGCTCGGTTCGGGCCGTGACATCGCCGACGACTTCTCCGGCGGCGCCGGCACCGACACCGTCGATTACCTCAACCGCGGTGCCGACAACATCACCGTCACCCGCGACAACAACGCCAACGACGGCATCGCCGGCGAGCAGGACAACATCCGCTCCAACGTCGAGAACGTCCTCGGTGCCGACAGCGTCGACAGTTCGGGCAACGGTGGCGGTGGCACCCCGACGGGCGGCACGCTCTACGGCGAGTCGTTCGATGACGGCGAAGGCGCGACCAGCGGCAACCTCGAGGGTGGCGGTACCTGGCGGACCTTCCGAGGCGGTCTCGGTGCCGGCACGCTCGCCGTCGAGGATGGCAAGCTCGTCATCTCCGGCACCACCAGCTTCGTCTCCTGGTACACCTCGAGGTTGGACATCGCCGGCCAGACCGTCGGCCTTTCCATCGACGTCACCGGGACCAACCTCGGCCCCGACGATCTGGTGAACATCGGCTACCGCGTCGATGGCGGCGCGTTCGTCCGCATGGACTTCCACCGCGGCTCGTTGCCCGGCGGCGCCATCACGGCGACGGCCGAGAACATCACCGGCAACAACGTCCAGTTCGAGGTTCAATCCCAGGCCAAGCAGGGCACCTTCACCCTCGATAACGTCAAGATCACCTCGCCCGACGCCAACCCCGGCGGCGGTGACGGCAATGGCGGTGGCGGCACCGGCGACGGGGCGGTCTTCGCCAGCGAGTCGTTCCCGACCGACGGTGCGATCAGCGGCGAGGGCAGCGACTTCAACTGGCGCACCTTCCGCGGCGGCCTCGGCAACGGCGCGGTCTTCCGTGTCGATGACGGCCGGTTCACAGCACGCAACACCGGCGGCTTCGCAAGCTGGTACACCACCGGCGTGAACACCTCCGACGCAGGTGGCCCGCTCACGCTCAAGTTCGACGTCGCCTCCAGCGGCGCGTTCCAGAACGGCGACCAACTCAACATCAAGATCACCACGTCCGACGGCGATCAGCTCCTCCGCAGCTACCGCGGCGGCATCACCGGCGGCAGCGAAACCATCACCGTCGAGAACCTGCCCGCCGGCGCGTTCAAGCTCGAGTTCGCCACCCGCACCAACGGCGGCACCTACTCGTGGGACAACGTCCGCCTGCTCACCGGTGACGACAACGCCGGCGGTGGCAGCTCCGACGGCGCGACCGTGGCCGCCGATGCCTTCGGTCAGGCGAACGGCACCACGACCGCCGAAAGCCCCGTTGCCTGGCGGACCGTTCGCTGCAACCTCGACGGCGATTCGGTCTTCAGTGTGCAGAACGGTGCGTTCACGGCCACCAGCACCGGCGGCCTGGGCGTCTGGTACACCCGGCCGATCGACATCTCCGGCGGCGCGGTCAACATCGCCCTGGACCTCGCCGCCAGCGGCGTGACCAGCAGCGATGCCCTGCGTGTGTTCTACCGCGTCGATGGTGGCCCGACGCAGGTGGCCGGCAACTTCCGCGGCGGCGTCGGCAACGGCGACATCCGCATCAACGGCGTCACCGGCTCCAACCTGGTCGTGGAAATCCACGCCCAGACTGCTAACGGCACTTACACCTGGGACAACTTCAAAGTCGTCCGCGCGTAAGCAGCCTCAGTTCCGAACGCCCACGTCCGACGGCGTGGGCGTTCTTTTGCGCTATGCTCGTCGATGCGGGAGTGGACCGACAGCTTGGCCGATCGTCTGCGGCGTGGCGCGTGCCCGCCCCGGAACGATGCCGACGTGAGGCGGTACGTGTCCGACTACATCCGCGACCGGGTTGGTTGGCTCACCGATCGCGACTTTGCCGCGATGCTTTGCGACGATTTCAAGCTG harbors:
- a CDS encoding calcium-binding protein; translated protein: MTDNLSRRHGLLNKLGRSIVRQHAAFQKRRALRRAADTTAGPVFVEAMDGVEQLEARKLLAVGGTEVAINVDYIADDRIDWALTNIMKRASDWVANDGSQVSVDDNLYPDRMTGNQSRISAWLLRDPNGAYPGGVYTAEWRGDGAVVSFGGVDWEYKGRRADGVTHWAEITLPDNWNGNWSVDIQAKNGDQSVYNAQPIRDMNVWMPDYNGQSFVGQRWEPGADFSPFHPLYVERLRGVDTVRMMLWTDANSTTVETIGDLADVDDAYFTPRYNTSGFETEISGLPVEYMVALSNEINADLWLPISPFANDQTVFNIGDTVAKQLNSNLKVYLEYGNEVWVPGSEPFRFIQQKYGTNGYGDPNHWAGQATEMKADFVQFRNAYASNGRDVNEVIRVVSGQPSEDLFQPDQLRQQFSPGEYDAVAVTAYAGNRPLPTWDGNTTPEEMIADITEDYHRYNSKLIWWSKWAQDENKLFLTYEAGQHLYPNGDGNASWQPAMQAAFNHPDMYSLYQQMALTASAVEMDLFTNFTYVSESRPRGGSWGALQYQTQPTDTSPRWAAIQEWIDGTLVNGQGREAAKPLVGTIDAWAADPDGGYNLYRNGDVRVLDDKLGIWLTGGQTGEVSFPFFGADGQYDFTTDYFDEDDGQASYQLLVNGTVVDSWVGDQDLPGVNPGVNNKTSRTVRLNLNHKDTITLRATRGGGELAAIDGFDYVPVNYSPGYTGPAFDENPGPGGGSPPSGGGGGGSSPAEFEIELVGRVLQVTAGARSSVITIANGPDVNNATVRVIGDSLILGEFDVTDVDYVDVRAGAGQDSIDASELTNLRVELYGEAGDDTLIGGALGDKLFGGDNNDELRGGAGSDSIVGGAGNDTAEGGAGNDRMEVIAGADRFFGNAGDDTLIGAGGSSAVLEGLDGNDLIDNTGALGYTILRGQAGNDTMIGSTAQDDFSGGSGTDTVDYSFRNDVDETDITLDNVYNDGPENDNVRSDVENLIFADTGGNGIEIDYVVNNGVLTILGTEGNDEITLLWDLGPGPAEVEEYVRVNGTQVRLAEINDVAPFTSWQIDARGGDDELQLIGVPFALTDVFGGSGADSIFLPLNVEAANTAVRVDGGTGNDLIDNSGGSNGATLIGGSGDDILRTRVSGDLLSGGDGNDTFDTTGVPFQSESTLTGDAGNDTLISGVGADDFSGGGGTDIVDYRGRNDGPFFVTFDGVANDGADGEGDNIRSDVEEALGITVDEPTDPAFVDDDGNLRIVGTDGPDTVELAGDRSVDSYFVRVNGVNFFIPFADVTGEAFVDLGDGDDVLKTNQADGPGKLTVNLGDGNDTLDATFLRATVLGGLGDDEFYLTEFSNPMSLVDAGGGNDKLDSGNASGFVEFLGGNGNDTLGSGRDIADDFSGGAGTDTVDYLNRGADNITVTRDNNANDGIAGEQDNIRSNVENVLGADSVDSSGNGGGGTPTGGTLYGESFDDGEGATSGNLEGGGTWRTFRGGLGAGTLAVEDGKLVISGTTSFVSWYTSRLDIAGQTVGLSIDVTGTNLGPDDLVNIGYRVDGGAFVRMDFHRGSLPGGAITATAENITGNNVQFEVQSQAKQGTFTLDNVKITSPDANPGGGDGNGGGGTGDGAVFASESFPTDGAISGEGSDFNWRTFRGGLGNGAVFRVDDGRFTARNTGGFASWYTTGVNTSDAGGPLTLKFDVASSGAFQNGDQLNIKITTSDGDQLLRSYRGGITGGSETITVENLPAGAFKLEFATRTNGGTYSWDNVRLLTGDDNAGGGSSDGATVAADAFGQANGTTTAESPVAWRTVRCNLDGDSVFSVQNGAFTATSTGGLGVWYTRPIDISGGAVNIALDLAASGVTSSDALRVFYRVDGGPTQVAGNFRGGVGNGDIRINGVTGSNLVVEIHAQTANGTYTWDNFKVVRA